One window of Mucilaginibacter inviolabilis genomic DNA carries:
- a CDS encoding TonB-dependent receptor has translation MKKTRRVFPLQGAPVCLKVILLMKAVFLLMLVTCMQVSATVYSQQKFTLSIKQTEVSSILTKIQKQSDYRFFYNYTSIKKLGKVDLDVKDATIDQILSSLIDNKLSYKMADDHVVIISNQQDASRQAIIKGKVIDKTGEPLIGVSVKLQGTNVGITTDVNGTFSINAPDDGTLELTYIGYAKKIVPIAGNHNLTITMDALPSALNEVVVVGYGTSKKIDITGSVASVKGADLQNLPVSSAAQALDGRASGVSIVRNDGSPGAAPSIRIRGTGTLNNADPLIVIDGVATSDPNALSDLNPNDIASMDILKDASSSAIYGTRAANGVVLITTKKGSYSQKLSTSFNFYSGFSNSTKYIDLLTAPQLYQLKRERYTNDGVAIDTPWNNPYYSTQRTDWQRAIMKTGHVTNGDINIQGGNEQSNYYFSTSLYNEDGIIDKTNFKRFSTRINSEHKIKPWLKLGENIQLTYANNNGFDNNNSQTGLIFSALRFNPAIPLVNPDGTYGTSKAFANQLGDVNSPYATIQEADRFNKKYRALANAFAEVSFTKDLKLRVNYAFDGTITRGYNFNIADVNQARQNITSQLTETEGELSSQLLESFLTYDKVFGKSHVTFTGGYSYQNFKNYGFTAYRLGYDDTSPDQRVLNQGNSQFNSNVLAAPSSLQSGFARLFYDYDGRFLATVTFRADGSSKFAPGKQWGYFPAFSLGWRLSNEEFIKNISWISNLKLTGGYGELGNQNVNPFQYLALIKVGSTYENGGYAFGGTGVSGSAVTNLANPDITWERAAMTNISLEAGFLNNKLNTTVTYFNKNTKDMLVPSSEVSTVGSVTIPDKNIATMNNHGIEVDVNYQGGNKVKYSIGANASFIKNKVTKLYGAGAFIGSVVYGRSSQEISRTYEGQPIASFYGWKTNGLYQTQAQIDNDPYLKNDPRKSSIKPGDVRFVDINGDGVIDGNDRTYLGNPNPNVTAGLQGSISYKGFDLSANFTGVFGVSLYNADRMQGIDPTYPFNLYAEDMGRSTGPGTSNTIPRMTLDRSNDNYRTSDLFVESGNYFSLKNVTLGYTLPAVWAKKAALSSLRIYASGQNVFIITKYKGYTPELGYTDGNVQRGVDVAQYPSLRTITFGLTAKL, from the coding sequence ACTTTCCTACAAAATGGCCGATGATCATGTTGTGATCATATCCAACCAGCAAGATGCCAGCCGTCAGGCTATCATTAAAGGTAAGGTGATTGATAAAACAGGTGAGCCTTTGATAGGTGTAAGCGTTAAATTACAAGGCACCAATGTAGGTATCACAACGGATGTTAATGGTACTTTCAGTATCAATGCTCCGGACGACGGTACTTTGGAATTAACCTATATAGGTTATGCCAAAAAAATTGTACCTATAGCAGGTAATCACAATTTAACTATTACGATGGATGCATTACCGTCAGCTTTGAATGAGGTTGTAGTGGTGGGTTATGGTACCAGTAAAAAAATTGATATTACCGGCTCTGTAGCCAGTGTTAAAGGTGCCGATCTTCAAAATTTACCAGTAAGCAGTGCCGCTCAGGCGTTGGATGGCAGGGCCAGTGGTGTAAGTATTGTGCGTAATGATGGTTCGCCGGGTGCTGCCCCAAGTATCCGTATCCGTGGTACAGGAACTCTTAACAATGCCGATCCATTAATTGTAATTGACGGTGTAGCAACTAGCGATCCCAATGCATTGAGCGATCTTAATCCTAATGATATTGCTTCGATGGACATTTTAAAAGATGCTTCATCAAGCGCTATTTATGGTACCCGGGCTGCTAATGGTGTTGTTTTAATCACTACTAAAAAGGGATCATACAGTCAAAAACTGTCAACCTCTTTTAACTTTTACAGCGGTTTTTCTAATTCAACCAAATACATTGATCTGTTAACTGCTCCGCAATTGTATCAACTAAAAAGGGAACGTTATACCAACGATGGCGTAGCAATTGACACTCCATGGAATAACCCGTATTATTCTACCCAGCGAACAGATTGGCAGCGGGCCATTATGAAAACCGGCCATGTAACCAATGGGGATATCAATATACAGGGTGGAAATGAGCAGTCGAACTATTACTTTTCCACCTCCCTTTATAACGAAGATGGTATTATAGACAAAACCAACTTTAAGCGTTTTAGTACCCGTATCAATTCGGAGCATAAAATAAAGCCATGGCTTAAATTGGGCGAAAATATCCAGTTAACATATGCCAATAATAATGGGTTCGATAATAACAACTCGCAAACCGGCTTGATTTTTTCGGCTCTGCGTTTTAACCCAGCTATACCTTTGGTTAATCCCGATGGTACTTACGGCACGTCAAAAGCATTTGCAAACCAATTAGGTGATGTGAATAGTCCATATGCCACCATTCAGGAGGCAGATCGTTTTAACAAGAAATACAGAGCATTGGCTAATGCTTTTGCAGAGGTTTCATTCACTAAGGACTTGAAATTACGTGTTAATTATGCTTTTGATGGTACTATAACCCGTGGCTACAATTTCAACATAGCCGATGTTAACCAGGCCAGGCAAAATATCACATCACAATTAACGGAAACCGAAGGGGAATTATCATCTCAGTTGCTGGAGTCTTTTCTTACATACGATAAAGTATTCGGTAAAAGCCATGTTACATTTACCGGCGGCTATTCTTATCAAAACTTTAAAAACTATGGCTTTACGGCCTATAGATTAGGTTATGATGATACATCACCCGATCAAAGGGTACTAAATCAAGGAAATAGCCAATTCAATTCAAACGTGTTGGCAGCTCCATCGTCGTTGCAATCAGGTTTTGCAAGATTATTTTATGATTATGATGGCCGTTTCCTGGCTACAGTAACTTTTCGTGCGGATGGATCTTCAAAGTTTGCACCAGGTAAACAATGGGGGTATTTTCCCGCATTTTCATTGGGTTGGAGATTATCAAACGAAGAGTTTATTAAAAATATCAGCTGGATAAGCAATTTAAAATTAACTGGTGGTTATGGCGAATTGGGTAATCAAAATGTTAATCCTTTTCAGTATTTAGCTTTAATAAAAGTTGGTAGTACTTATGAAAATGGAGGCTATGCTTTTGGGGGCACTGGTGTAAGTGGTTCCGCCGTTACCAATCTGGCTAATCCGGATATTACCTGGGAGCGGGCAGCGATGACCAACATTAGTTTAGAAGCTGGATTTTTAAATAATAAGTTAAATACTACGGTAACATATTTCAATAAAAATACCAAGGATATGTTAGTTCCGTCCTCTGAAGTATCCACTGTTGGAAGTGTAACTATTCCCGATAAAAATATTGCTACTATGAACAATCATGGTATTGAGGTAGATGTTAACTATCAGGGCGGTAATAAGGTAAAATACTCCATCGGTGCCAATGCTTCCTTCATTAAAAATAAAGTTACCAAGCTTTACGGAGCAGGAGCATTTATTGGTTCGGTTGTTTATGGACGCTCAAGTCAGGAAATTTCCAGAACTTATGAAGGGCAGCCTATAGCTTCTTTTTATGGTTGGAAAACTAATGGGTTATACCAAACACAGGCGCAGATTGACAATGATCCTTATCTGAAAAACGACCCGCGCAAGAGCAGTATTAAGCCAGGTGATGTAAGGTTTGTAGATATAAACGGAGATGGTGTAATTGATGGAAACGACCGAACTTATCTGGGTAATCCCAATCCTAATGTGACCGCCGGTTTGCAGGGAAGCATATCTTATAAGGGATTTGATCTGTCTGCAAATTTTACTGGAGTATTTGGTGTGAGTTTATATAATGCCGATAGGATGCAAGGAATCGATCCAACTTATCCGTTTAACCTTTATGCGGAGGATATGGGCAGATCGACAGGACCTGGAACCAGTAATACTATCCCAAGGATGACATTAGACCGTAGCAATGATAACTATCGTACATCTGACCTGTTTGTAGAAAGCGGGAATTACTTCAGTCTTAAAAATGTAACATTAGGATACACTTTACCCGCAGTATGGGCTAAAAAAGCAGCATTAAGTAGCCTTAGGATCTATGCGTCGGGCCAAAATGTATTCATCATCACTAAATACAAAGGTTATACACCAGAGTTGGGTTATACAGATGGTAATGTGCAAAGAGGGGTAGATGTGGCTCAATACCCGTCACTCAGAACTATCACATTTGGTTTAACGGCTAAATTATAA
- a CDS encoding RagB/SusD family nutrient uptake outer membrane protein — translation MKSKITIYILLALVLCNSACKKALDLKQQGVYTSDNYFRNEVDAVNAVSGIYSLLEEEDYTGHAETTFDVPSDDYWRSGDHGEDEAIENLTYDASNAAIRYPYKWRYEEINRSTNCIINIPKITAISADVKSRSMGEAYFLRAFGYWRLMVIHGDVPIITEDDYTKQLFNVPKSPIEDVRKQIESDLKQAVSLLPESYGPADRGRVSKGTALGLLTKLYMYWEKFPEAIATGQQVIANSHYALAANYQDNFTRANETSTELLFSIQAVQNVVQNDFTVYYIPRPWGGYGFSQPLQGLANEFEANDSRKQATLLGVGDQIDIGDGKGLTTFTSDLSATGYVFRKYAVFNSAAAGGGVDHSFAVPLMRSADIYLLVAEALIRTQGAGAGDALINQIRHRASPLLKPVSGAGMKELIHERRVELAGEGERHQDLMRWDKDKIVDIAAIYNLPISKAPIDQSKNVIFVRPKNYYFPLPQVEIDKSKGVLVQNPNF, via the coding sequence ATGAAATCGAAAATAACAATATATATACTTCTTGCCTTGGTACTATGTAACAGTGCTTGCAAAAAGGCGCTTGATTTAAAACAGCAGGGTGTTTATACCTCGGATAATTATTTCAGAAATGAGGTTGATGCCGTTAACGCTGTATCTGGGATTTACAGCTTACTGGAAGAAGAAGACTACACAGGTCATGCAGAAACTACCTTTGATGTTCCGTCTGACGATTACTGGCGTTCGGGTGACCATGGTGAAGATGAAGCGATAGAAAATTTAACTTACGATGCATCAAACGCAGCTATAAGATATCCTTATAAATGGAGGTACGAAGAGATAAACCGTTCTACCAACTGTATTATCAATATACCTAAGATCACCGCTATCTCAGCTGACGTTAAATCACGTAGTATGGGCGAAGCCTATTTTCTAAGAGCTTTCGGTTATTGGCGTTTGATGGTAATTCATGGTGATGTGCCTATCATTACCGAAGATGATTATACTAAGCAACTGTTTAATGTTCCTAAATCACCTATAGAGGACGTACGCAAGCAAATCGAATCCGACTTAAAACAAGCTGTTTCTTTGCTTCCTGAAAGCTATGGCCCTGCAGATCGTGGCCGTGTGAGTAAAGGAACCGCCCTTGGATTATTAACTAAACTATACATGTACTGGGAAAAATTTCCTGAAGCTATAGCAACGGGGCAGCAGGTGATTGCAAATAGCCATTATGCACTGGCTGCTAATTATCAGGATAATTTTACCCGGGCGAATGAAACTAGTACGGAGTTGCTTTTCTCTATCCAGGCAGTACAAAACGTAGTGCAGAATGATTTTACGGTGTATTATATTCCTCGTCCATGGGGAGGCTACGGCTTTAGTCAGCCATTGCAAGGACTTGCCAATGAGTTTGAGGCGAATGACTCGCGCAAGCAGGCAACATTATTAGGTGTTGGTGATCAGATTGATATTGGTGATGGTAAGGGACTTACTACCTTTACATCAGATTTATCTGCAACCGGTTATGTTTTCCGTAAATACGCGGTATTTAACAGCGCGGCAGCCGGCGGCGGTGTTGATCATTCTTTCGCAGTACCTTTAATGCGCTCTGCCGATATCTATTTGTTGGTTGCGGAGGCTTTGATCCGTACACAAGGAGCCGGGGCTGGTGACGCATTGATTAATCAGATCAGACATAGGGCTTCTCCTTTATTAAAACCGGTTTCTGGCGCAGGTATGAAAGAATTAATTCACGAGCGCCGTGTCGAGTTGGCTGGTGAGGGCGAACGTCATCAGGATCTGATGCGTTGGGACAAAGACAAGATCGTAGATATTGCTGCCATATACAATCTTCCGATCTCAAAAGCGCCGATAGATCAATCTAAAAATGTCATATTTGTTCGACCTAAAAATTATTATTTCCCGCTTCCGCAGGTTGAAATTGATAAGAGTAAGGGAGTTCTGGTACAAAATCCTAACTTTTAA
- a CDS encoding alpha-N-acetylglucosaminidase — protein MRKYLLVLVVMAFGLKVNAQVDPQTLYAFIERVIPGKSSSFAIEAIPQQNGKDVFELSSKNGKIILRGNNGLSVASALNYYLKNYCFCDISWNGSNLNLPATLPMVKGLVHKNTPYQYRYYLNYCTYNYSMAWWNWARWQKEIDWMALNGINLPLAITGEEAVWQNVYKSMGFTDKQLDEFFSGPAYFAWFWMGNIDAWGGPLPQHWMDSHKELQKKILERERSFGMKPVLSSFTGHVPPSFKDKFPSAKVKKTNWDAGFPDVYILDPDDPMFETIGKKYIEAQTKEFGTDHLYSADTFNENVPPTNDSTYLDGMSKKVFNSMAAADPKAIWVMQGWMFHYNNKFWQPQQIKALLNAVPNEQMIVLDLYSDAHPVWNRTEAYYGKPWVWSMLQNFGGNISLFGRMRHVAADPAIALHDPESRNMRGIGITPEGIEQNPALFALMLENVWNDTPIDADKWLINYAQRRYGQSNVQINEAWHILLNTVYSGGLTEGGPESIIVARPTFKKTIDRVLTKLDYDPAELVKAWGLFINAADSLKESDGFQYDLVDITRQVLANYASPLQQQMVTAYQSKDKASFKLYSTQFLQLMDDMDALLSTRKDFLLGKWIIEARANGVTEKEKNLYEFNARDLVTLWGDKESGLREYSNRQWAGLIKGYYKPRWELFFDQLNKSLASGVPFDEHAFDKQVKDWEWQWVNKHDNAYPNTISGNTVEKAKQLFEKYNPIIQQAYQAK, from the coding sequence ATGAGAAAGTATTTACTTGTACTTGTTGTTATGGCATTTGGCTTAAAAGTTAATGCCCAGGTTGATCCCCAAACTTTATATGCCTTTATTGAACGGGTTATCCCCGGTAAAAGCAGTTCGTTTGCTATAGAAGCTATTCCACAGCAAAATGGTAAAGATGTTTTTGAACTTAGCAGCAAGAACGGTAAAATAATATTGAGAGGCAATAATGGCCTGTCCGTAGCCTCTGCTTTAAATTACTACCTTAAAAATTATTGTTTTTGCGATATCAGCTGGAACGGCAGTAATCTTAATCTTCCTGCAACTCTGCCTATGGTAAAAGGCTTAGTACACAAAAATACACCATATCAGTATCGCTATTATTTAAATTATTGTACCTACAATTATTCCATGGCCTGGTGGAACTGGGCCCGCTGGCAAAAAGAAATTGATTGGATGGCCCTAAATGGCATCAATCTGCCATTGGCCATTACCGGCGAAGAAGCCGTTTGGCAAAACGTTTACAAAAGCATGGGCTTTACCGATAAACAACTCGATGAGTTTTTTAGTGGTCCGGCTTACTTTGCCTGGTTTTGGATGGGTAACATTGATGCCTGGGGTGGTCCACTGCCGCAGCATTGGATGGATTCCCATAAAGAACTGCAGAAGAAAATATTGGAGCGTGAGCGTTCCTTTGGTATGAAACCTGTATTGTCTTCATTTACAGGTCACGTACCACCTTCATTTAAAGATAAATTCCCCAGTGCAAAAGTTAAAAAGACCAACTGGGATGCCGGTTTTCCCGATGTATATATCCTTGACCCAGACGATCCGATGTTTGAGACCATCGGTAAAAAATATATAGAGGCACAAACCAAAGAGTTTGGCACAGATCACCTGTACTCAGCCGACACTTTTAACGAAAACGTACCGCCAACCAACGATTCTACTTATCTGGATGGCATGAGTAAAAAGGTTTTTAATTCCATGGCGGCAGCTGATCCCAAAGCAATTTGGGTGATGCAAGGCTGGATGTTCCATTACAATAACAAATTCTGGCAACCACAGCAGATCAAGGCGCTGCTAAACGCAGTACCTAACGAACAAATGATCGTTTTGGATCTGTACAGCGATGCGCACCCGGTTTGGAACCGTACTGAGGCCTACTACGGCAAACCCTGGGTCTGGAGCATGCTGCAAAATTTTGGAGGCAACATCAGTTTGTTTGGTCGCATGCGCCATGTAGCGGCTGATCCGGCTATAGCATTACATGATCCCGAATCAAGAAATATGCGGGGGATAGGCATTACCCCCGAAGGTATTGAGCAAAACCCGGCATTGTTTGCTCTCATGTTGGAAAATGTATGGAACGATACTCCAATTGATGCGGATAAATGGTTGATTAATTACGCGCAAAGACGTTATGGGCAAAGTAACGTTCAGATAAACGAAGCTTGGCATATTTTATTGAACACAGTATATTCCGGTGGTTTAACGGAAGGTGGTCCCGAATCTATTATTGTTGCCCGTCCAACTTTTAAAAAGACTATTGACCGGGTATTAACCAAACTGGATTATGATCCCGCAGAGCTGGTTAAAGCCTGGGGCCTGTTTATAAATGCTGCTGACAGCTTGAAAGAAAGTGATGGCTTTCAATACGATTTGGTTGATATTACCAGGCAAGTGCTGGCCAACTATGCAAGTCCGCTACAGCAACAAATGGTTACTGCCTATCAAAGCAAGGATAAAGCGAGCTTTAAATTATACAGCACTCAGTTTTTGCAGCTTATGGATGATATGGATGCGCTGTTAAGCACCCGTAAAGATTTCCTGTTGGGTAAATGGATCATCGAAGCGAGGGCTAATGGTGTCACCGAAAAAGAAAAGAACCTGTATGAGTTTAACGCCCGCGATCTGGTTACCCTTTGGGGGGATAAGGAGAGTGGCTTACGTGAGTATTCCAACCGTCAATGGGCTGGTTTGATCAAAGGATATTATAAACCGCGCTGGGAGCTGTTTTTTGATCAGTTAAATAAATCACTGGCCTCCGGTGTTCCTTTTGATGAACATGCTTTTGATAAACAAGTAAAGGATTGGGAATGGCAATGGGTAAATAAACACGATAACGCTTATCCCAATACCATCAGCGGAAACACTGTTGAAAAAGCCAAACAGTTATTTGAAAAATATAATCCCATCATTCAGCAAGCCTATCAAGCTAAATAA
- a CDS encoding beta-galactosidase translates to MNKRIYTSLLFVLMLAGSRLAYSQAINDHIFPAHETAKPFINFDSKGFLINGKRTFLTSAGLEYARIPRQLWYDRLLRLKRAGFNCVEVYTIWNFHEPLEGKFNFNGDHDLNAFLTMVKKLGMYAIVRVGPYYCAEWDLGGYPLWLKFKPGLRVREDNEGFEKYVDRFFDHLLPIVFNQQINKGGPVILVQLENEHNNGWGTIVPDNYFKHLQSKALSLGLQVPYFFSGLHHASDPAGDGTLDDRKRPNPWFSTEFWSVWYSQYGAKPTDSAVYARRTWKIIAHGGGGYNYYMAHGGSNFGYTNNDEDAASYDYGSAVGQAGDLRPIYYGFKRAALFARSFQDVLENCTDATAAYKDIAVDSSLKITARSADIGDLIFLDNPTKKTLKARVKADNDIPVADISIAPDEIYPLVHNYTINNVITLNWALTRVYGMVKQGNTTTIFVEASKGNAALLYFKVNGKPTATQGAKAFKIADGSISLAGTLQAGGLTEYTFEVSGQRVRILVGDALIMDKTWVTEVEGSPVIINGPAYLADLNLKKKSAVGKC, encoded by the coding sequence ATGAACAAACGTATTTATACTTCCCTACTATTTGTTCTGATGCTGGCCGGAAGTAGGCTAGCTTACAGCCAGGCCATAAATGATCATATATTTCCAGCTCATGAAACAGCTAAACCATTCATTAATTTTGATAGCAAAGGCTTTTTAATAAATGGCAAGCGTACTTTTCTGACATCAGCCGGATTGGAATATGCACGGATACCAAGGCAACTATGGTATGATAGGTTATTACGGTTAAAACGGGCAGGCTTCAATTGCGTAGAAGTATACACCATCTGGAACTTTCATGAACCGCTGGAAGGTAAATTCAATTTCAATGGCGACCATGATCTGAACGCGTTTTTAACTATGGTTAAAAAACTGGGTATGTATGCCATCGTTAGGGTAGGACCATATTATTGTGCAGAATGGGATTTGGGCGGCTACCCACTATGGTTAAAATTTAAACCAGGCTTACGTGTACGGGAGGATAACGAAGGGTTTGAAAAATACGTCGACCGTTTTTTCGATCATCTTTTACCAATTGTATTTAACCAGCAAATTAACAAGGGTGGACCTGTAATACTGGTGCAACTGGAGAATGAGCATAATAATGGCTGGGGAACGATAGTGCCCGATAACTATTTTAAGCATTTGCAAAGTAAAGCTCTGAGTTTGGGTTTACAGGTTCCGTACTTTTTTAGTGGTCTGCATCACGCCAGTGATCCTGCAGGCGACGGTACATTAGATGACCGCAAACGACCCAATCCCTGGTTTTCTACCGAGTTTTGGAGTGTATGGTACTCTCAGTATGGAGCAAAGCCAACAGATTCTGCGGTGTATGCCCGGCGTACATGGAAAATAATAGCGCATGGCGGCGGCGGGTATAACTACTATATGGCCCACGGCGGATCTAATTTTGGGTATACCAATAATGATGAGGACGCTGCATCGTATGATTATGGTTCGGCCGTTGGGCAGGCAGGTGATCTGCGGCCTATCTATTATGGTTTTAAACGCGCTGCCCTGTTTGCCCGTAGTTTCCAGGATGTATTGGAGAATTGTACCGATGCAACCGCCGCTTATAAAGATATTGCAGTAGATAGCAGCTTAAAGATAACTGCGAGGTCGGCTGATATTGGTGATCTGATTTTCTTGGATAACCCTACAAAGAAAACACTCAAAGCCAGGGTTAAGGCCGATAATGATATACCGGTAGCTGATATATCCATTGCTCCAGACGAGATTTATCCGCTGGTACACAATTATACTATCAACAATGTAATAACGCTTAATTGGGCGCTTACACGTGTTTACGGAATGGTTAAACAAGGCAATACCACAACCATTTTTGTCGAAGCCAGTAAAGGAAACGCTGCATTACTTTATTTTAAGGTGAATGGTAAACCAACTGCTACACAAGGGGCCAAGGCATTTAAAATAGCCGATGGTAGTATTAGTCTTGCCGGAACTTTACAAGCCGGAGGTTTGACTGAATATACATTCGAAGTGTCGGGCCAGCGCGTCCGCATTTTAGTTGGTGATGCATTGATCATGGATAAAACCTGGGTAACTGAAGTTGAAGGATCACCAGTTATAATAAATGGTCCAGCATATCTTGCAGACCTTAACCTGAAAAAAAAATCAGCTGTCGGCAAATGCTGA
- a CDS encoding acyltransferase family protein, which yields MALAKDRFITLDIFRGMTICFMIIVNAPGSGAVQWAPLDHAAWFGFTPTDLVFPSFLFAVGNALSFSKNKFESNGAFLRKIGKRTLIIFLLGYLMYWFPFFHREAGGWAFNPLGNTRIMGVLQRIALCYFFGSLIVHYCSKRAAIIISIFLLLGYWVFLLLLGEPGKELTMLGNAGTRLDILIMGNAHLYHDKGGPIAFDPEGLLSTLPAIVNVIAGYLAGAYIQRKGRNYESVAKLLIAGVCLIGIALFWAQFFPLAKKLWTSTFTLLTIGIDLVIIGVLIYAIEIKNIKRGTNFFLVFGRNSLAIYLLSELLFTVISTVWVKPNLSFYDWVNQAFYQPLFPGAFGTLVFALCYMMLCWLVGYVMDKRKIYIKI from the coding sequence ATGGCTTTAGCAAAGGACAGATTTATAACACTTGATATTTTCAGGGGCATGACGATATGTTTCATGATCATTGTAAATGCTCCCGGTTCAGGCGCAGTACAATGGGCACCATTGGATCATGCCGCCTGGTTTGGCTTTACGCCAACCGACCTTGTTTTTCCCTCTTTTCTCTTCGCAGTAGGGAATGCGTTAAGCTTTTCTAAAAACAAATTTGAAAGTAATGGCGCTTTCCTGCGTAAAATTGGGAAACGGACGCTGATTATATTTTTACTGGGCTACCTGATGTACTGGTTCCCGTTTTTTCACCGTGAAGCAGGGGGCTGGGCATTTAATCCGCTGGGCAATACCCGTATCATGGGTGTATTACAGCGTATAGCGCTTTGTTACTTTTTTGGTTCGCTGATTGTACATTATTGCTCAAAACGAGCAGCCATCATTATCTCCATTTTTCTTTTGCTGGGATATTGGGTGTTTTTGCTATTACTTGGCGAACCAGGGAAAGAATTAACTATGCTAGGTAATGCCGGTACCCGTTTAGACATCTTGATCATGGGTAATGCACATTTATACCACGATAAAGGTGGCCCGATAGCTTTTGATCCCGAAGGTTTGCTGAGTACTTTGCCCGCCATTGTGAATGTAATAGCTGGTTATCTGGCAGGAGCATATATACAACGTAAGGGACGTAATTATGAGTCGGTGGCTAAATTATTGATAGCCGGGGTTTGTTTGATTGGCATAGCGTTGTTCTGGGCCCAGTTTTTCCCGCTGGCAAAAAAATTATGGACAAGCACATTTACCCTGCTTACCATCGGTATCGATCTGGTGATCATCGGTGTGCTGATCTATGCCATCGAAATAAAGAACATTAAACGTGGTACCAATTTTTTCCTGGTTTTCGGCCGGAATTCCTTGGCCATATACCTGTTGTCGGAGCTGTTGTTTACCGTAATTTCGACTGTTTGGGTAAAGCCAAACCTCAGCTTTTACGACTGGGTGAACCAGGCATTTTATCAGCCGCTTTTCCCCGGGGCGTTTGGTACGTTAGTTTTTGCCCTGTGCTATATGATGCTTTGCTGGCTGGTAGGTTATGTAATGGATAAAAGAAAGATCTATATCAAAATATAA